A segment of the Oncorhynchus tshawytscha isolate Ot180627B linkage group LG06, Otsh_v2.0, whole genome shotgun sequence genome:
tttcCCActtaagcagcttggtttgaagaaatcaactgtgggagcaattattaggaaatggaagacatacaagaccactgataatctccctcgagcaaaaatcccagaaccacacggggggacctagtgaataacctgcagagagctgggaccaaagtgacaaagcctaccatcagtaacacactacgccgccagggactcaaatcctgcagtgccagatgtgtccccctgcttaagccagtacttgtccaggcccgtctgaagtttgctagagagcatttggatgatccagaagaagattgggagagtGTCAtatgatgaaaccaaaatataactttttggtaaaaactcaactcgtcgtgtttggaggacaaagaatgctgagttgcatccaaagaacaccatacctactgtgaagcatgggggtggaaacatcatgttttagggctgtttttctgcaaagggaccaggacgactgatccgtgtaaaggaaaatgaatggggccatgtatcgtgagattttgagtgaaaacctccttccatcagcaagagcattgaagatgaaacgtggcttggtctttcagcatgacaatgatcccaaacacaccgcccaggcaacgaaggagtggcttcgtaagaagcatttcaaggtcctggagtggcctagccagtctccagatctcaacccatagaaaatctttggagggagttgaaagtccgtgttgcccagcaacagccccaaaacatcactgctctagaggagatctgcatggaggaatgggccaaaataccagcaacagtgtgtgaaaacctggtgaagacttacagaaaacgtttgacctctgtcattgccaacaaagggtaaataataaagtattgagataaactttgttattgaccaaatacttattttccaccataatttgcaaataaattcataaaaaatcctacaatgtgatagttgaagtgtacctatgatgaaaattacaggcctctcatatttttaagtgggagaacttgcacaattggtggctgactaaatacttttttgccccactgtaggtgctggatggcaggaagcttggccccagtgaagtactgggccgtacgcactaccttctgtagcgccttacggtcagatgcagagcagttgctataccaggtggtgatgcaaccggtcaggatgctctcgatggtgatgCTCTCatgtagtttttcaaaagtatctgtaatctgattacaataatttttgctggtaatgtaacaTATTACAGTTACTGTTTTTTTCCCCGAATCAATTATATCTAACGGATTAAAtttaatccgttactccccaaccctgcctacttgtacaaatgacctcaactaaacTGTTGATAAAATACAACCATTAGGCTAAGCGTTTCCCAATCAAAATGTACAACTATTATTTCCCATtgcaaaaaaacatttcacatttAGCACACAAAGTAACCGGTGATCTAAAGTTTAAATGCAACTTTGTTTCACACACAAGTTATTTTCGAAGAGATGGCTAACAACTGCGCGTGAGTTGtaataaaaaatcaaatacaatcacattttatttgtcacatgcgccgaatacaacaggtccaCCTTACAGtagaatgcttacttacaagggggtagaagctgttaagaagccttttggacctcgacttggcgctccggtactgcttgccgtgcggtagcagagagaacagtctatgatttgggtggctgtagtcttcaACAATTTGTAGGGCATTCCTCTgccaccgcctgatatagaggtcctggatggcaggaagcttggccccagtgatgtactgggccagacgcactaccctctgtagtgccatgcggttggaggccgagcagttgccataccaagcagtgatgcaaccagtcaagatgctctcgatggtgcagctgtagaaccttcctCTTGatactagccatcccggatccgggatcgtgaatacagcctcaagctcattaccataacgcaacgttaactattcatgaaaatcgcaaatgaaatgaaattaatatgctagctctcaagcttagccttttgttaacaacactgtcatctcagattttctaaatatgcttctcaaccatagcaaaacaagcatttgtgtaacagctagcgtagctagcgtagcatttagcgttagcatcagcaggcaacattttcacaaaaaccagaaaagcattcaaataaatcatttacctttgaagaacttcggatgttttcaatgaggagactctcagttagatagcaaatgctcagtttttcctgaaagataatttgtttaggagaaatcgctccgtttggtgcgtcacgtttggtgcgtcacgtttggctaccaaaaaaacccgagaattcagtcatcaaaacgctgaacttttttccaaattaactccataatatcgaccgaaacatggtaaacgttgtttagaatcaatcctcaaggtgtttttcacatatctcttcgatgatatatcgttcgtggaagtgtgcgttctcctctgaattccatgggaaaatgcctccagttgaaaattacgcaccaatttagacaaaggacaccgggcggacccctggtaacgtcacaatgctgcagacaccttggagaaacgacagaaagggcaggctcattcctggcgcattcacagccatataaggagacaatggaaaacagagcctcaaaaattctgctcatttcctgtttgaagtttcatcttggtttcgcctgtagcatgagttctgtggcactcacagataatatctttgcagttttggaaacgtcagagtgttttctttccaaagctgtcaattatatgcatagtcgagcatctttttgtgacaaaatattgcgcttaaaacgggcacgtttttttatccaataatGAAATAGCGCCCCCATAGATTCAAGAggtatctgaggacccatgccaaatcttttcagtctcctgagggggaataggctttgttgcgccctcttcacaactgtcttgtcttagtgtgcttggaccatgatagtttgttgatggtgtggacaccaaggaacttgagccctgtcgatgagaatgggggcatgctcggtcctcctttttctgttctccacaatcatctcctttgtcttgatcacgttgatggagtggttgttgtcctggcaccacgacctggtctctgacctcctccctataggctgtctcatttttgttggtgatcaggcctaccactgttgtcattggcaaacttgatgattgtgttggagtcgtggctggccatttattttattttgtttatttatttaacctttatttaactatgcaagtcagttaagaacaaattattatttacaatgacggcttaggaacagtgggttaactgccctgtccaggggcagaatgaccgatttttaccttgtcagctcgggattcaatctagcaacctttcggttactggcctaacgctctaacaactaggctacctgccggccatgcttggggtacaggaggggactgaccaCGCACACTTGAGGGGCCCCCTtgttgaggattagcgtggcggatatgttgttccttacccttaccacctggtggcagcccgtcaggaagtccaggatccatttgctgagggaggtgtttggtcccagggtccttagcttagtgatgagctttgagagcactatggtgttgaacactgagctgtagacaaagaatagcattctcacataggtgttccttttgtccaggtgggaaagggcagtgtggagtgcaatagagattgcatcatctgtggatctgtttgggcggtatgcaaattgtgtttcttggataatggtgttgtgaacCATGACCAtcatttcaaaacacttcatggctacagacgtgagtgctacgggtcagtagtcatttaggcaggttaccttagggttcttgggcacagggactatggtggtctgcttgaaacatgttgctattgcagactcagtcagggacagattCCAATCATATAGCAAATGTTGGTTTTATTAAGTTACATTTTTCAATTTAGTTTCTTCCCATTTCATTGACTAAACAGGAGATtctaaaactctctctctctctctctctctctctctctctctctctctctctctctctctctctctctcgtccagcATGGATAAATTGAGAAAGATAAGGATAGTTCTGACAGAAATCTTGTCAGCGGAAGCCAGTTACATCCTTCAGCATGTAAACCAGGAGGACCTGGTGACTCCACGCGAATACAGGAGCCTGCACAATGTCAGTAAAATACATCCAGAAGATTCCATTGTCAGTCTGCTGGATTCACTCCTAATgaaaggaggagatgagagatgcACTAGATTCCTGACCCTGTTGCAGGAGCCAGTCATCAGATCAACCTACCCCAAACTGGAAGAAATCAAACACATGTATTATGCACAATATTATGCactattaagcacatttttatatAATGTAGCCCTGTTTTTGGTATGTACGATGATTGGGATCTCCTAATTAAAGCATAATAACGTTTGCTAATCTAATCTAATGACAACAGCGACATAGCTCCGGCACCCAGTAGCCCAGCACCCCCAGACGCTGTCCGAACctctgcctcctccacagtccacACCTGTCGCCCAACCACATCAGGTAGAACCATTTTAAAGCATACATTTCCATTATTTTTGCACAGATCGATTGAATCATGGTGTATGTATTCTATGAATAAATCCTATCTAATGATCTATCTATTCGCTCGTGTTCCTGGTCGAACCCCACCACCATTAGTGGAATTGTAGTTCAAATGTCTGACACCAATATTCTGCGCTTGGAAGCCCCAAGATGGATACACACACCTCTAGCTTCTCATTTTAATTTGTAAAGGGTTACAGATCACGTCATTTCAGACAACCAAAACTATAAATGTCATGTAATTGCATCAGATGCTTGATTAAGTTCTATTCAGTACCAGAACAAAGTTGCTTGTTAGTCGTCGCATCCCAGTCTGTCAACCTTTTATGTTATGGGCATCTGTCCACCAGAAGAGAATACACAACAAGTAAAGAATAGCCTAATGTAAACTAGAGGACTCAATGTCCTATTTAAAGTGAACCTAAAAGGCAGAACAGCAACACAAACTTTGAGGCAAAACCTGCAATTTAAAACTGCTATGAGTGGAATGGAGCTAAATCATAAACCGATGTGGCATCTGGGAAACATgacatgtgttgttgtttttattagGTTCAAGCATTTCAACTACTCCTGTGAAAAATAATAACCGGAGAAGTACCACTGCGTGTGGAACCATCACAGACGTTTCTGAAGTGAAGATGGGGAAGGCGGGGGGGAAATACTACCAAGCTGTTCTAAACCAAGAGGATGGGCCCATGGTCATTCTCATTTTGGATCTAGAGAAACGAAATAACTTTCTaggagcagagaagagaaggTAAGTCAAACAAAGTATGCTAAGCTTGATAAGATCTGGTTTataggtatataatggtatatagtGCAGGTGTAATATTGAGTATCtctttgtgtgtttttttccagGTCTTCTGTAAAGTTGAAGAGAATCTCATTCGAGAAACTTGGAATAAACAAGTACCAAGAGGGGATAAAGTTCACAAACAAATCCAAATTGACTTACACAAGAGCCAAAAACACTATAAAGATGGAACCCACTGCTGATGAAAAagaataaacacatttttttttaaactagaatGACATTTTAAGGATGACCTACTGACCAGACCAGAGGCAATTCATTAACTACCTAGCCTACATTatgtaaatacagtgccttcagaaagtattcacatcgcttaactttttccacatttagttgtattacaaggtgggattaaaattgatttgtcattttttgtcagTGACCTACACACAATCCTCTGtagtgtcaaagtggaagaaaaattcgaacttttgtaaaaaaaaaaaaaacatgaaaaatacaacattaatatatcttgattgcataagtattcaaccccctgaataAATTGGGGTTATGTTATGTTAATAATTTctggcaacaattacagctgtgagtttttgGGTAAAtctcttaagagctttgcacacctggataaTACAATATTTGCACGTTATTCTTATTTtaattctttaagctctgtcaagttgtttgttgatcgttgctagacagccattttcatgtctgCCATAGGTtttaagccaatttaagtcaaaactataactagccaactcaggaacattcaaggtcgtcttggtaagctactccagtgtatattttacattgtgttttaggttagtgtcctgctgaaaggtgaatttgtctctgaGTCTTATGGAAAGCAGATCGAACAagcttttcctctaggattttgcctgtgcttagctctattccgtttctttttatccaaaAAAACCCTCCTTAGTCCTTgcccaatgacaagcatacccacaacatgatgcagccaccaccatgcttgaaaatattaagactggtactcaatgatgtgttgtgttagattTGCTGCGAACATAACACTTTATAtttaggacataaagttaatttcttttccacatttttttcagttttactttggtgctttattgcaaacaggatgcatgttttagcttgtacaaaataaaatattctttcttcttttcactctgtaatttaggttattattgtggagtaactacaatgttgttgatccatcctcagttttcgcCTATCACggtcattaaactctgtaactgtttcaaagtccctgagtggtttccttcctctccggcaactgagttaggaaggatgcctgtatttttgtagtgactgggtgtattgattcacCATCCAAACTGTAATGAATAACTTTACCATACTAAAAGGTATATTCAATATCTGTCTttagggatattcaatatctgtctTTCACATttttaccaatctaccaataggtgcctttctttgcgaggcattggaaaacctccaacttattatgtgacttgtttacttctgaacttatttaggcttgccataacaaatacttattgactcaagacatttcagcttttcattttttattaatttgcaaaAAT
Coding sequences within it:
- the LOC112252947 gene encoding uncharacterized protein LOC112252947, with translation MDKLRKIRIVLTEILSAEASYILQHVNQEDLVTPREYRSLHNVSKIHPEDSIVSLLDSLLMKGGDERCTRFLTLLQEPVIRSTYPKLEEIKHIDIAPAPSSPAPPDAVRTSASSTVHTCRPTTSGSSISTTPVKNNNRRSTTACGTITDVSEVKMGKAGGKYYQAVLNQEDGPMVILILDLEKRNNFLGAEKRRSSVKLKRISFEKLGINKYQEGIKFTNKSKLTYTRAKNTIKMEPTADEKE